AACACACATTAACCTAGAATGATCCGAAGTGTCTATGAGCAACATACATTAGAAATCTAGCAATCTATACAAGGCACTTATGAAACAGGACGAAGCgttaacaaagtttcaaattaACTTGTCCAAATAACAACGCTTTTGTAAACTTTGTCTCGCTTGATAAAATATGATTTTCATGTGTTTGCCATACGGTACTTTTAACTTTATTATCGCATTTCGTTTTAAGGCGATtgcagaaaaaattaagaaaatgtatACCGCTACCTGCAGAAACAGCCAAATGCTCTGGCGTTGATCGAAAGCAGCCAGAGTCAGTCAAATGTTCTATCTTCACTCTAAGAAACAAACTTCATTTCTTCAGCACTGGTCTACACCATCTCCTTCCATACTGCTCTACTTGCAGCACCACAGCATTCTGCTCGGAATGCCATGCAGCTCTTGTCATTCAGTGTTGCTCCACCCCTCCTAGAGCAGTAGTCTTCTTCTGCTGTCACTGGGTCATCAGAGTTTGCGTAAAACAAATCAGTGAGTTATTGTCAAGGGTATGATCTGTCCTGTGGGCCTTTCACACCTCACTAGGACATCATTATTCTtttgatactactgccatctgtctaACACCACCTACTAATTTTCTCCCATTCTGCTGTGTGCTCCGAGAAAAGCATTTCACTGACAACCATTCTCCAACTTTTGGAAGTTACTGTTAATTATGTCTGAACAATGAGAAATCGCAATTGCTGGACCAGGGTTCGACGGAAGTTTAATTTTTGGTGCTATATGCCTGGGAACATACCAAGGGCTTGTACGTGCGGAACCCCTGCTGTATTGTGTAAATGTTACAGCAACACAAAGCCACACTACCCAAACAGAATTCTGGTTTGGTGCGACAGATTTGCCTGTATCCAACGcctaaatacaacaaaaaatagaTACTAGTTAAAGAGCAATATtgtcatatataaaaaaaatcgcGTTTCGTTGCAGTTCTTATGCACTTACTGCACTGTAGTTTCATCTACTGAAAGTTTGTGACCACTGTATGTGGAGCTGTATCCACCTATTAGTATACATGAAAGCAGGTAAGTAGATCAGAGTGCTGGAATGCTAACATCacatttctggaaataattcagtAACTGGAAGTCCACTGAGCCTAGGGCTCAGTTTAAGTGTAAAGCTGTGTACCAGAGAGCATGCCAGCTGTCGTGGTGGCGAACTGCCATTAGGGGACATTAGGTGACAAGCATTTATTAACATTCCAAACCACATGACGTGGCCAAGCATCTTTAGTTCCATttgcatcacactggtaaatgcgaTCTGAACATCAATGTGATGTGCCATCTGCAGACATGCCCTTACAGCTATTCCTCATTAGGTTCCCAAGTGGTGCCCATAGCATGCAGTGACTGCGGTTGTGGTGAGTTGTCTGCCACATACCCAGTGCAACAAGGAGTGGCCACTGTTGATGCGTTTTGCTTCCTGAACTGCGTCTGTTGACACACAGCTCTTTTCAGCCACATATGAATGTGCAGGGGTGACAGCAGTGTATAGTGTCACAGGACAGTGGAGGAGCCCCCAGAAATGCAAACACAAGCACACACTAAATGTTCAGTGTGACACTATTTCACATTCTGGACAGGATTCTGAACACATTTATGCAGCACCAGTGAGCTGGGAAATCGGACAATCATGCAGCCTGGGCCAGTACTCCCAGATTGGCAATTTTTGATCGAAATGATCGATTCTAAAGTTACAGCATTATTTTGAGTTTTCCAACAATGGTAAAATTGCCTGTCTTCACCTCTTCTTCTCGAAAAGTGGCAGGGTAAGACGCATACACTCAACACAGGCTGCAATATCACTGGTAGGAACAGACGTATCCAGAGAGATACCACCGTGAAGGACGAGACATAGGACAGGTTTTTGTGTTTGGTAGCCAAGCAGACTATGCAAGTTGCCCTCACACCTAGAATGAGGGACGAGGCCCATGTTCACAAGCGGACAtagcgctcccagcattccttcaTACTGCACGAAAGCAGGTAGTAAGCCTCAGCAACGAGCCACTTAAAAGTGATGAGGTTTGTCTGAAGGATGCATGAAACTTTGTACGACTCCTCAATGCTGAATAGCTGTCCGGTCAGTGGCCAAGAAGGTGCCATGGGCGTAACTGTAGTGGATACAAGTACTGCCAATGGGACATGCAGCTCAAAAATCAGAAAGTAACTGATGAATCAGAAAGTAACTGATGAATCAGAAAGTAACTGATGAATCAGAAAGTAACTGATGAATCAGAAAGTAACTGATGAATCAGAAAGTAACTGATGAATCAGAAAGTAACTGATGAATCGGAAAGTAACTGATGAATCGGAAAGTAACTGATGAATCGGAAAGTAACTGATGAATCGGAAAGTAACTGATGAATCGGAAAGCCCCTACCAGATGAATTACTTCCCCACAGAGCACTGTATGCTTATTAATCGCCAAGTAGGAGGAAAGTGGGAGAGTCGATAGTTGTTGGATTAACATGATCTCGCAGAATACATGTATCCTGCCTGGTGGtaaataactgttacaaatgaTCACCAGGGTCATTCGCACTCTCACTGCTATTGCATACACTCACTATTGACACTTGTGCAAAATAATATACAGATCCCCCAGATACACTCTAGTGCTGCATACTTCACACAGATTGTTGACGAAAAGCTGTCTCTTGTGGAACAAAAGGAAGTAAGTTTTTCTTTCAGGAGAAAGGGAAACCCACTGCAGTTTCACTGAATCATCATGTAGAGGTTATCATGGTTACGCTTGAGAGGCCAGGAGGACAAGTCACATCccatgattctctctctctctctctctctctctctctctctctctctctctctctctctccccctctctctccccccctctctctctctctctctctccccctctctctctctctctccccctctctctctctctctccactcattcactgtgatttaattattaattgaATGTACTGTATACTGGTGGGTACACATTAACAGTTGTGGGGTCTTTCTTCATTTAATTCTTTATTTACAAGTATTTAGCGAACACACATGCAGTCAAGCAGTTTAGATTTATTTCACATATGTCAGTCATTTCACATTATTTCACATATGTCAGTCATCCTCGTTTTCCACATCTAGCAGCTGTTCGCACAAAGCCCTGAGGCCCACCACGCCATACCGGTCGGCAACGGCCAGCAGCTGAGGGCCCAGGCCCTGCAGCTGGGAGAGCCTAAGAGTGTACATGTAGCCCACCAGCCTCTGCAGGACCGGGCCCTCTACGTCAGGGATGGAGAGCTGATCACTGCCGTCCTCTAGCATGTCCTGCAGCATGGCAGCAAACACAGGGCTCCTAGCTTCCAGCACGGCCTTGTGCACCACCAGTCGCGTGTTACCGGACACTAGCGTCACCATGCCGAAATCAGCGTCTAGCAGAGAGCCCAGGTCCTTACACTCACTCATACTAATCGTCTTTGCTGGTGACATGTTGGATGAACCTGAAACACAGCGTTATTGAGCAGGTCTGTATCCTTATTCCATCCACACACAGGATGTTTTTCTCAATGTGAATCATCCAAAAATGGATTCCAATGTAGATGGTTCACGTTAAATACAATTTGGTAAATCACACTGCACTTGCTCCGTACGGTTATATGGGAGTGCATCTCTCTCCAGAGCCAATTGTCTGCTACACCTGATGGTCAGTGAACACAATTCACTTATGAAAAATGACTACCCATGTTATTTTTTCTGTAGTACACAATGCCCTGGAGTGCTAGTCAATCTGCCAATGTACATAACAGCAATTTTGCAAGTCACTGGTCCATATTCCTCGACTACTTCACAAAAACTAACACCTCGCCCTCAACATAGGGTCGTCTTATTTGTACACTGAACGTATACCTacatgaaataagtaaaaaaaccTAAGGAAAAtacgaataaaaacaaacaatattttacgaaGTAATATATAAGCCCCTTTCACAATCCGCCTCTATCCACTACTCTATTACTCTGTTCCACCAACATTACTTAAACTTTTGTGATTTTAAGATGATAATTTTTAAGTTCACATTGGATATGATTCTAGGAACATACATAACTTtctaataataatatacagaagacacaAAACTGCCAAATTCTGTTATGACATCATTTACTAGCCTTTGAACATAGTAATGTTCCAAGCATTCACTTTTAACCACATACATTACATTTCCTTTGACGTAATTACGTTTACTATATCAGATAATTGATGGACTGCACATAATCGCGAATCTCAgtggcagaactaattacaaaaTGTATCTTCCTAAAATTTACTTCTGTCATCTGCATCTCCAAAGGCAGACAAAGGAATTCAGAGTAATGAAAATCTTTGCCCCTCTTTGTCATGAGTGATATCTGTAAAACAATATGATTTGTTGCTACGGTGGAGGCAGATTAGAAAAAAATACACTACTATCCAAATGTATCATAGCACAATCTTAATGTGAAAAGCACTAAATAGGTGCGTGTTCGTGGTTTTTAGAGCTTATGGGTACTCAGTGACGATAGTATCAGCGCCCTtaaacacattaaaagaaacgaatgtggataaaattacGAATTATCACACAGTAAgaggaaacctataaaatgacactctTGCACTCCCACCTCGCTTGTAGTAACCATATAATCACTATCTGCCACGTCTTAAGACAATAGAGAAAGCGTAAACGGTGCTATACCtgggatttaaaaaaataaaatagcgGAGCTAAAAAAAGAGGCGATGGGAACACTGACTGCCCACCTGAACCACTCACCCCTTTAACACGTTaaaaacatctccctaaaattttctgaaacatgttgGACGAATCACAGATCCTTAAAACTCGCATTTGTTTGAACTTTACTTAAAACAGATGGCAGATCTGTTATCAAATCTGCTGCCACCCTCTGATCAGAAAATAAAACAATCTAATAAAATTTAGTGCACAGTGATATGTACGCCAGAAACACTACACAttgcttttcctcaacagtagttgtcgatacaagTATTATTTTCCGATTTTTGGAccggttaatattatctcagttgcttttctcaaAACCTCCATATAGTTTTATGGACAGTATGCTATatgtcaagctaaaatttatgaaagtaattac
This sequence is a window from Schistocerca serialis cubense isolate TAMUIC-IGC-003099 chromosome 7, iqSchSeri2.2, whole genome shotgun sequence. Protein-coding genes within it:
- the LOC126412083 gene encoding protein roadkill-like isoform X1, whose translation is MSPAKTISMSECKDLGSLLDADFGMVTLVSGNTRLVVHKAVLEARSPVFAAMLQDMLEDGSDQLSIPDVEGPVLQRLVGYMYTLRLSQLQGLGPQLLAVADRYGVVGLRALCEQLLDVENEDD